The Tachysurus vachellii isolate PV-2020 chromosome 19, HZAU_Pvac_v1, whole genome shotgun sequence genome segment aatcactcacttaattgctgttttgcacaccgcattttcaatacctcatcaaactgctgctactacagAAGTTTGAATGTTTACAATTGCTCTGGTtgtatattgtacattgtaatatacagtatgcacactagtcagtgctattttgtgtatttgcctTGTATTGTTTcgtattgtctgtttgcttttgtgttacactgttccacataatgtgtgtgttgttttatgtagcaccatggtcctggagaaatgctgtttcatttcactgtgtactacatcagctatatatggttgaaatgacaatacagGATTCTCTTTAGTTGAGAGGCTCTTGACTTGGATTGTCTCTTGACACTGAACATTGCAGGAGATGGACTACAGCAACAGACCACATTGGGTTCCAGTCTTCtgagccaagaacaggaatctgaggctatcatgggcAGAGACTCTGATTTTCTCTTAGATTTTCTGATGCTTTACTGCACACCACTGTAGTAAAGAATGATTCCTGGAGTTACTATCTCCTTTGTGGCAGCTTGAATCTGGCCATTTGccctctcttatcaacaaggtgtttccatCCACAGATGTTTCACAGTCACAGaattctagagactgttgtttgtgaaaatcccagatcagCAGATTacgaaatactcaaaccaaacCAACTGGAACCAATAACCATGCCAAAGCTAAAGTCACCAAGATCAAACATTTTCTGCATAGTGCTTCTGACATGATTGgatgattagataactgcataaataagcaaaaatatatgtaaaataattgcATGATAAGCCATAAGATCTTTCCTTTACCAAGACTGGCTGGCCAATTAGATATCACCAAGTTATGAATACATTTCTCACATTTGCAGGTATTTTCTATTTACCAAATACAATTTTTAACCATCCGTGTACTCATATTAGACCAGAGGTCAGTAAGGTTTAAATTAATACTAATGAATATGTAATACAAAATTATCTGTGAATGCTATAAAAGTATAAACTTACCTAAAGGAGGGTACTGAGAAAAACTCTCCACACACATGGGTTTTCCTGGAATCATGTCCACAATTGCAGCATCTCCAGACTTCAGTGACTTGGGGTTGTCTTCCAGCTTCTTCCCTGAGCGGCGGTCAATCTTCTCTCTCAGTTCAGCAAACTTGCAGGCGATGTGAGCTGTGTGACAGTCGAGTACGGGGGAGTAGCCTGCACTGATTTGCCCTGGATGATTTAGAATGAtaacctaataaaaaaaaaaaacaagacgaagaaagaaacagtggtacaaaaacagaaattgaTATCAGTTGTCATGAGAAGACCTTCATAAATGCAATTCAATAGCCAAAGTGTCTACCATTAGTGTCTTATGTGTCAGTCAATGAACCGTAATACCTGACCTAGTATTCAGAACAATCCTGATCATTTTTATAGAAGAATGTTAATGAGACTAGAGATTATAACCTTATCATTGAAGCTGATTAAAATTAATGACGTGCTGACGTTACCATTTGAcagaattttctttaaaaagtttATCTGACCTGTGCTGTAAAGCCTGAAGCTTCCTGGGGTGGATCTGACCGGCTATCTCCACACACATTTCCCCTGCGAATGTCCTTTACCGACACATTCTTCACATTGAATCCTACATTATCACCTGGTACCGCTTCACTCAGGGACTCATGGTGCATTTCCACAGACTTCACTTCCGTGGTGATATTGACAGGGGCAAAGGTCACCACCATGCCTGGACGCAGGATGCCAGTCTCCACTCTGCCCACAGGTACTGTCCCAATGCCTAGGGAAGGATGCAATAAGAGAGACATCAAGCGTGCACTCTTGAGCCATTAAGGCATTTTTGACTACCATGTATTAGCACATGACAAAGCACTGAATTTGTTATAAACTCACACATAGTGTGAAATACCAGTCATAGAAGTGATCAAGTCTGTTcgataaaaggaaaaaaatattctcAAGTACAGTATACTCAGTTCATTCTGAAGCAACATAAAGAAATACTCTCATTTGCTTTGAGATCTTAAAATACAGTGGGTTTGTGAGTTTCTGTGATGCATAGTGTAGAAAACACCAAAATGTGATTCAACTCATAGCCAGACATCGAtgcttatatatttttaagtattatGATTATTTCAAGTATACAAAGCTGTGCTTAAGTATTAAACAGCTTTCAATTTTTCAATTTTGTaagaacaaattaaaattttagttaagttatttagtttagtttagttattttagttttagttaaCACGAAATagtctttaaaaaatattttgttgaataGTCATAAATACAGCTTCAGTATCTTCTGGGATATTTTTCTATCAGCTTTGTACGTCTGCATTGGAAGatttctgcttttgttttttgcaaaaattgttcaattcaattcaaatgtatttctattatattgattttaacaacagacatgatcacaaagcatctttaaagaaatataaatttggtatataaacattttaaattaaattttaaccCCAATGAGCTAGCTAGAAGCAACTGTGACAAAGAAAACCTCCCTGAAATGATACAATCGTTAAAGCTCTCTAGGATTCAAAGCAAAATTAGAGCATAATTATATCTAGTTTACACAcctaaaagtgtgtgtatgtacaatATATTATTGCATACCCACTATGAGGTGTCAATACTAGGTATAAACTGTATGTACCatatcatcatcaacatcatctaaGTAGATGCAGACCTCCAATTTTGTAAACATCCTGCAGAGGAAGGCGTAAAGGCTTGTCAGTGGGACGTGTGGGAGGCATAATTGTGTCCAAGGCCTCAAGGAGAGTTATTCCAGTGGCATGCTGTTCCTTTCTCTCGAGTTTCCAGCCTTTAAACCATGTCATCTGTGGAGTACAGGGGTTTGCATATTCACATTTATTCCCCCACATAATAAATCATCTATAATATAAAGTATGTACATGAGCCACAAAAACCTACATTAGTGGAAGGTTCCAGCATGTTGTCCCCATGCCATCCAGAAATAGGGACAAAGGGTACAGAGGCAGGGCTGTATCCAATCTTCTTGATGTAAGCACTGACCTCTTTAACAATCTCATCATAGCGCTTTTCACTGTAAGATGGTTCTGTGGAGTCCATTTTATTAACGCCAACAATCAGCTGCTTGACACCCAGCGTGTATGCAAGCAGGGCATGTTCACGGGTCTGTCCATTCTTAGAGATACCTGCCTCAAACTCGCCTACCCCAGCTGCCACAATAAGAACAGCACAATCTGCCTgaaagagagcaaaaaaaagtttttaagcTCAGTGTCACTGAATAAATTAATGTccaatataaacatttaaaaaaaattctttgtagTATTAATggcatatttaaatacaaaaatagcaAAATGTGAGTTATTTTAACCTTTACGTATGCACTTTGCTACTCCACAAACAAACGatacaagaaagaaagagattattattattatttttcaaatttgcATGTTTTACATATGCGTCTCTTCCCGACACAGAGGAGTTTTACATTAATTCTTCAGAGTCACCTGATTGATTTAAATCAAATATACTTCAGATATCAGACAAATAATTACTATATCTTATCTTGATGATGCAACCATCAGCATGTCCATTGCATTCTTAAAACATTCCTCAttgcatcatttaaaaaatatataaaatttctaatatttgatatttgaaaCACTATATTTAGTTATTCCAAactatacattattatttatttttgttgttgttgagatTGTTCACTGACAATACAGTGGAGATTATTCACTGACAATACAACAATGTCAAAGGCTCAAACTTGGACTTTTATCCACACTGCTTCACCTGGGAAGTCCCTGTAATCATGTTCTTGATGAAATCTCTGTGTCCTGGAGCATCGATGATGGTGATGTAGTATTTAGAGGTTTCAAACTTCCAAAGAGAAATGTCTATTGTGAtgcctctctctcgctctgcctTTAACTTGTCCAGAACCCAAGCATATTTAAATGAGCCTTTCCCCATCTGGACAACAGAGAGAACATGATCTTTAAACAACATATTCACTAAAAAGCtattaaagagaaacaaaaataatgatgtCTAAACAAAAActctctttaaataaaaactaaatttttaaataaagatctgAAAGCTATGTATAACCTTAAAAATAATCATCactatatttacagtacatggTAAGGTTCATGTGCTGACAAATATGCTGTAAACACATCAGGAAACACCATAGACATTCTTTACATTGTCACAAAAGTGTCTTAAGGTCCTGTAAATAATCATAACCAAGACTACAACTCCCAGAAATCATCTTATTTGTTTCACTCAGTCCAAGGCTTCAAACTgttctgccattttttttaaatcccttgCTTTCAGAATTCATTGGAAGAGTAACACttatgaaagaaaacaaagaaactgtTAGAGTAAACCTCAATTTTAATCTTACCTCCGCA includes the following:
- the eef1a2 gene encoding elongation factor 1-alpha 2; protein product: MGKEKIHINIVVIGHVDSGKSTTTGHLIYKCGGIDKRTIEKFEKEAAEMGKGSFKYAWVLDKLKAERERGITIDISLWKFETSKYYITIIDAPGHRDFIKNMITGTSQADCAVLIVAAGVGEFEAGISKNGQTREHALLAYTLGVKQLIVGVNKMDSTEPSYSEKRYDEIVKEVSAYIKKIGYSPASVPFVPISGWHGDNMLEPSTNMTWFKGWKLERKEQHATGITLLEALDTIMPPTRPTDKPLRLPLQDVYKIGGIGTVPVGRVETGILRPGMVVTFAPVNITTEVKSVEMHHESLSEAVPGDNVGFNVKNVSVKDIRRGNVCGDSRSDPPQEASGFTAQVIILNHPGQISAGYSPVLDCHTAHIACKFAELREKIDRRSGKKLEDNPKSLKSGDAAIVDMIPGKPMCVESFSQYPPLGRFAVRDMRQTVAVGVIKNVEKKIGGSCKITKSAQKAQKAGK